Proteins encoded by one window of Streptomyces sp. NBC_01477:
- a CDS encoding class I SAM-dependent methyltransferase — translation MVNSKLGGELHRQRGTAENYGLDAERYDRTRPRYPDSLVDRMARSFPGRELLNVGAGTGIEARQFQAAGCTVLGVEPDARMAEFARHHGTDIEIARFEEWDPADRRFDGLISGQAWHWVDPEVGAAKAASVLRPSGRFAAFWNVAEPPAEVREAFRKIYVEVAPDALVTRAYSVPPPPVSSSPLLTKTIEGIRKAGGLDEPEQWQVEWEYVYSKDEWLDQLPTLGDHGQFKPEKLERVMTEVGAAMDAMGGSFIMKYTAVAVTATRPASS, via the coding sequence ATGGTGAACTCGAAGCTCGGCGGAGAACTCCATCGGCAGCGTGGCACGGCCGAGAACTACGGCCTGGACGCAGAACGCTACGATCGGACCCGACCTCGTTATCCGGACAGCCTGGTGGACCGCATGGCGCGGTCGTTCCCGGGGAGAGAGCTATTGAATGTAGGCGCGGGCACGGGTATCGAAGCGCGTCAATTCCAAGCGGCCGGATGCACGGTTCTCGGAGTGGAACCGGACGCCCGGATGGCGGAGTTCGCGCGGCACCACGGCACAGACATCGAAATCGCGCGGTTCGAGGAATGGGATCCGGCTGACCGGCGCTTCGACGGTCTCATCTCGGGCCAGGCATGGCACTGGGTGGACCCCGAGGTGGGTGCGGCCAAGGCGGCGTCGGTACTGCGTCCGTCGGGACGCTTCGCCGCGTTCTGGAACGTCGCGGAACCCCCGGCGGAGGTCCGCGAGGCCTTCCGGAAGATCTACGTCGAGGTGGCGCCGGACGCACTGGTCACGCGGGCCTACAGCGTGCCGCCGCCGCCCGTCAGCAGCTCGCCGCTGCTCACCAAGACGATCGAGGGCATCCGCAAGGCCGGCGGGCTCGACGAGCCCGAGCAGTGGCAGGTCGAGTGGGAGTACGTCTACAGCAAGGACGAGTGGCTCGACCAGCTGCCCACCCTGGGGGACCACGGCCAATTCAAACCCGAGAAGCTGGAAAGGGTCATGACGGAGGTCGGCGCCGCGATGGACGCCATGGGCGGCAGCTTCATTATGAAGTACACCGCTGTGGCGGTCACCGCGACGCGTCCCGCGTCCTCCTGA
- a CDS encoding NAD-dependent epimerase/dehydratase family protein translates to MLPSPRNRPLVAVLGASGFLGAAVTAELVDAPVRLRLVSRDRKLPLPASSAETHLADLTDPRAVRDAVDGADAVIHLAAHLPDGRSWRAPGNGSERLSTGLLDTLVRSVRGKPPIVVFASTVQAAAPEGAPLNDYVREKIAAEKVLLEATRNGAVRGIVLRPATVYGSTPLTGATGRGVIAAMARKAFAGEPITMWHDGTVERDLVHVTDAARAFVSAMRAPEVLSGASWPVGSGRSARLGEVFGTLAELVAARTGRPPVPVVTVAPPDWADAVDFGNVRTDPSSFSAATGWQPRVRLHDGLAGVADALCS, encoded by the coding sequence GTGCTGCCCTCGCCCAGGAACCGACCGCTCGTAGCCGTACTCGGCGCATCCGGCTTTCTCGGCGCCGCGGTCACCGCCGAACTCGTCGACGCCCCCGTACGCCTTCGGCTCGTCTCCCGCGATCGGAAACTTCCGCTGCCCGCCTCCTCGGCTGAGACGCACCTCGCGGACCTCACCGATCCACGCGCGGTACGGGACGCCGTCGACGGTGCGGATGCCGTCATCCATCTGGCGGCCCATCTCCCCGACGGGCGCTCGTGGCGTGCCCCGGGCAACGGCTCCGAGCGGCTGAGCACGGGCCTGCTCGACACGCTCGTCCGCTCCGTACGCGGCAAGCCGCCCATCGTCGTGTTCGCCAGCACCGTCCAGGCGGCGGCCCCCGAGGGAGCACCGCTCAACGACTACGTGCGGGAGAAGATCGCGGCCGAGAAGGTGCTCCTGGAGGCGACCCGCAACGGCGCGGTACGCGGGATCGTGCTCCGTCCCGCCACCGTCTACGGGAGTACCCCGCTGACCGGGGCGACGGGCCGCGGCGTGATCGCTGCGATGGCCCGCAAGGCCTTCGCCGGCGAACCCATCACCATGTGGCACGACGGCACCGTCGAGCGGGACCTGGTGCACGTCACCGACGCGGCGCGCGCCTTCGTCTCCGCGATGCGCGCGCCGGAGGTGCTCAGCGGCGCAAGCTGGCCGGTGGGCAGCGGGCGGTCCGCACGGCTCGGGGAGGTGTTCGGCACGCTCGCCGAACTGGTCGCCGCGCGGACCGGACGCCCGCCCGTACCCGTCGTCACCGTGGCACCGCCGGATTGGGCGGACGCCGTCGACTTCGGGAACGTGCGCACCGATCCATCGTCCTTCTCCGCGGCCACGGGCTGGCAGCCACGCGTCCGGCTGCACGACGGCCTCGCCGGCGTGGCGGACGCGCTCTGCTCTTGA
- a CDS encoding Gfo/Idh/MocA family protein: protein MFSEQRPGPVRFGVLGCADIAWRRTLPAMRAEPSIEIRAVASRALAKAQRFTDSFGGAAVEGYAELLKRDDVDAVYIPLPAALHSEWVERALLAGKHVLAEKPLTTRSSETAHLFDLASERGRLLLENMMFLHHPQHRHVDELVSGGAIGELRSFEGTFTIPPRPPEDPRYLPDVGGGALVDIGVYPLRAALRFLGARLRLVGGVLRVERARGAAVGGSVLLSDPAGVTAQLHFGMEHSYCSAYELRGSTGRLRLDRAFTPPPDHRPTVRVERKDGVEEITLSAGDQFANIVAAFAAAVLSGEGGDARDLAAQNADSLRQTELVDAIRDGSEYAYTS, encoded by the coding sequence ATGTTCTCGGAACAGCGACCGGGGCCAGTGAGATTCGGCGTGCTGGGTTGCGCCGACATCGCGTGGCGGCGGACACTGCCGGCGATGCGGGCTGAACCTTCCATTGAGATACGGGCTGTGGCGAGCCGTGCTCTGGCGAAGGCGCAGCGATTCACCGACAGTTTCGGTGGAGCAGCCGTGGAAGGCTACGCGGAACTGCTGAAGCGGGACGACGTGGACGCCGTCTACATTCCGCTGCCTGCCGCACTGCACAGCGAGTGGGTGGAGCGTGCGCTCCTGGCGGGAAAGCACGTACTCGCCGAAAAGCCGCTCACCACCCGGTCCTCGGAGACCGCACACCTATTCGACCTCGCGAGCGAACGCGGGCGCCTGCTGCTGGAGAACATGATGTTCCTGCATCATCCGCAGCATCGCCACGTCGACGAACTCGTCTCCGGCGGAGCCATCGGTGAACTCCGCTCCTTCGAGGGCACGTTCACGATCCCGCCGAGGCCACCGGAGGACCCCCGCTACCTGCCTGATGTCGGGGGCGGCGCCCTGGTGGACATCGGGGTCTATCCCCTCCGTGCCGCACTGCGGTTCCTCGGGGCGCGCCTGCGTCTCGTAGGCGGGGTGCTCCGCGTCGAGCGGGCGCGGGGCGCCGCGGTGGGCGGCAGCGTGCTGCTGTCCGACCCGGCCGGTGTCACCGCGCAGCTCCACTTCGGCATGGAGCACTCCTATTGCAGCGCCTATGAGCTGCGGGGCTCGACCGGACGCCTCCGGCTCGACCGGGCCTTCACGCCGCCGCCGGACCATCGCCCCACCGTGCGGGTCGAGCGGAAGGACGGGGTCGAGGAGATCACCCTCTCCGCGGGAGACCAGTTCGCGAACATCGTCGCCGCCTTCGCCGCCGCCGTACTGTCCGGCGAAGGCGGCGACGCACGCGACCTGGCCGCCCAGAACGCCGACTCGCTCCGCCAGACCGAGCTCGTCGACGCCATCCGCGACGGGTCGGAGTACGCGTACACGTCCTGA
- a CDS encoding SDR family NAD(P)-dependent oxidoreductase, producing MTDTTHAPAGSAGQPPGGRDMAGVKALVTGGTSGIGLATAMAFARRGADVAVAGRDEQRGRRAVRAIAEAGGVADFLAAELHGESSARRLAQAAVARFGRVDVLVNNAGVFPFGPTERTTEADFDAVFGLNVRAPYFLVAELAPAMARRGHGAIVNVTTAVAAYGAAGLGLYGASKAALVLLTKAWAAEYGPHGVRVNAVGPGPTRTEGTAPRGAALEQAALAGPARRPGTAEEIADAIVFLASEQSSFVHGAILPVDGGRVAV from the coding sequence ATGACCGACACCACGCACGCACCGGCCGGCAGCGCCGGACAGCCGCCCGGCGGGCGGGACATGGCCGGCGTGAAGGCCCTGGTGACAGGAGGGACCAGCGGGATCGGCCTGGCGACCGCGATGGCGTTCGCCCGGCGCGGTGCGGACGTCGCCGTCGCCGGGCGGGACGAACAGCGTGGGCGGCGGGCCGTCAGGGCCATCGCCGAGGCCGGCGGCGTGGCGGACTTCCTCGCCGCCGAACTGCACGGGGAGTCCTCCGCGAGGCGCCTCGCGCAGGCAGCGGTGGCCCGGTTCGGACGGGTCGACGTGCTGGTCAACAACGCGGGCGTCTTTCCGTTCGGCCCGACCGAGCGGACGACGGAGGCGGACTTCGACGCGGTGTTCGGCCTCAACGTCAGGGCGCCGTACTTCCTCGTCGCGGAGCTCGCGCCCGCGATGGCCCGGCGCGGGCACGGCGCCATCGTCAACGTCACCACCGCGGTGGCCGCCTACGGCGCCGCCGGCCTGGGCCTCTACGGTGCCAGCAAGGCGGCCCTGGTGCTGCTGACGAAGGCGTGGGCCGCCGAATACGGGCCGCACGGAGTCCGGGTCAACGCGGTCGGCCCCGGCCCGACGCGTACGGAGGGAACCGCCCCCCGCGGCGCCGCGCTCGAACAGGCGGCACTGGCCGGGCCCGCGCGGCGGCCGGGCACGGCGGAGGAGATCGCTGACGCCATCGTCTTCCTCGCCTCGGAGCAGTCGAGTTTCGTGCACGGGGCGATCCTGCCGGTCGACGGAGGCCGGGTCGCCGTCTGA
- a CDS encoding glycosyltransferase, with protein sequence MVGYRMRMLFIPASAPSHYFPMVPLMWACRGAGHDVCVAAQPWGESVVVSSGMSMVTIAKSFDMTEELARHRQRGPVETTPGAPPALYRTLVDAQVRFAVEAADDVVSLARDWGPDLVVADPLVLAAPLAAAAADAPLVHHLWGPDLLRGSGYGYPGCGMAPDDWPEPLRELYARHGCEPRTENAVTAVDPWLESMQICEIPSRIPLRFVPYNGTNVLPPSVLAPAKKRRVLLTWGSMLVIRDGIEAFPVADVVKTLHEHDVEIVLAVTKADRALVPDLPPGTTVVENVPLNAIMPSCDAVVHHGGAGTIMTAGYYGVPQLGIAATRDVQTCCTRLASTGAGIVVNRQDATVGALADAVASLLTSDRITPAATALRDEILAQPSPAEVTDRLAVLAAGFPQ encoded by the coding sequence ATGGTCGGGTATCGGATGCGCATGCTGTTCATTCCGGCTTCCGCGCCGTCGCACTATTTTCCGATGGTGCCGTTGATGTGGGCCTGCCGTGGTGCCGGTCACGATGTCTGCGTCGCGGCGCAGCCCTGGGGTGAATCGGTCGTCGTGAGTTCTGGAATGTCGATGGTCACCATCGCCAAGTCCTTCGACATGACCGAGGAACTGGCGCGGCACCGGCAGAGGGGACCGGTCGAGACCACGCCAGGCGCCCCGCCCGCGCTGTATCGGACGCTGGTCGACGCCCAGGTCCGGTTCGCCGTGGAGGCCGCGGACGACGTCGTGTCCCTGGCCCGAGACTGGGGTCCCGACCTGGTCGTCGCCGACCCGCTCGTGCTCGCCGCGCCCCTGGCGGCAGCGGCGGCAGACGCACCGCTGGTCCACCACCTCTGGGGTCCGGACCTGCTGCGCGGCTCCGGGTACGGCTACCCGGGATGCGGGATGGCACCGGACGACTGGCCCGAACCCCTGCGCGAACTGTACGCGCGCCATGGATGCGAGCCGCGCACGGAGAACGCCGTCACGGCGGTCGATCCGTGGCTGGAGAGCATGCAGATCTGCGAGATTCCGTCGCGGATCCCGCTGCGGTTCGTCCCTTACAACGGCACCAACGTGCTGCCGCCCTCGGTTCTCGCGCCCGCGAAGAAGCGGCGGGTGCTCCTCACCTGGGGCTCGATGCTGGTGATTCGGGACGGTATCGAGGCGTTCCCGGTCGCCGACGTCGTCAAGACGCTCCACGAGCACGACGTCGAGATCGTTCTCGCGGTCACGAAAGCCGACCGCGCCCTGGTCCCCGACCTGCCACCGGGCACGACCGTGGTGGAGAACGTCCCCCTCAACGCGATCATGCCGTCCTGCGACGCGGTCGTGCACCACGGCGGAGCGGGCACGATCATGACGGCCGGGTACTACGGGGTCCCGCAGCTCGGCATCGCGGCCACGCGTGACGTGCAGACCTGCTGCACCCGGCTCGCCTCGACGGGCGCCGGCATCGTGGTCAACCGGCAGGACGCGACCGTCGGCGCGCTCGCGGACGCGGTCGCCTCACTCCTGACCAGTGATCGGATCACACCTGCCGCCACGGCGCTGCGTGACGAGATCCTTGCCCAGCCGAGCCCCGCCGAGGTGACCGACCGCCTCGCCGTCCTCGCCGCCGGCTTCCCGCAGTAA
- a CDS encoding dTDP-4-dehydrorhamnose 3,5-epimerase family protein, whose product MEIKEMAIAGAFRIIPDKYHDRRGCFFEAFRTEALQRATGFPFHVRQGNVSVSRHWTIRGVHGTGGDSGEAKLISCARGAVLDVVVDLRVGSPAFGTFEAAPLTEDSGELVFLVPGLGHAYQALADDTRITYLCAEQFVPGSQIDVNPLDPELALPWDLSEEPVISDKDRAAPGLRQAAASGILPRYAGPA is encoded by the coding sequence TTGGAGATCAAGGAAATGGCCATAGCTGGCGCATTCCGCATCATCCCGGACAAGTACCATGACCGCCGAGGCTGTTTCTTCGAGGCCTTCCGGACCGAGGCACTCCAGCGCGCGACCGGCTTCCCCTTCCACGTCCGCCAGGGGAACGTCTCGGTCAGCAGGCACTGGACCATCCGCGGCGTCCACGGCACCGGAGGCGATTCCGGCGAGGCCAAGCTGATCAGCTGCGCGCGCGGTGCAGTGCTCGATGTCGTGGTCGATCTGCGGGTGGGCTCGCCGGCCTTCGGCACGTTCGAGGCCGCTCCCCTCACCGAGGACTCCGGCGAACTCGTCTTTCTGGTCCCCGGTCTCGGCCACGCCTACCAGGCGCTCGCCGACGACACCCGGATCACCTACCTGTGCGCGGAGCAGTTCGTCCCGGGCTCCCAGATCGACGTCAACCCGCTGGACCCCGAACTCGCCCTGCCCTGGGACCTCTCCGAGGAACCGGTCATCTCCGACAAGGACAGGGCCGCACCGGGCCTGCGTCAGGCAGCGGCGTCCGGGATACTCCCCCGCTACGCCGGCCCCGCCTGA
- a CDS encoding cytochrome P450 — MAENLETTSPGPARSGNSGTGATPGYTVPKQVNEMWREKPVRRITMRDGREAWLVTGMAQVRTVLADPRFSRVEARRLGAVMSSAVIFTKPGILDMDPPEHSRLRRLVTGEFSARRMRGLRPRIQQIADELIGTMKAAGPPADLAEGLSYPLPIAVICEILGVPYSDRERFRAWADRVSAPGTQPQEAMAALRSLFDYMGGLVDDKRTTPDGSLLHGLVTARDEQGRLDNEELVTLGCGLLLAGYETTATMLGKGLLALLDNPDQLAAVRRDPRAVPAAVSEVLRHVTPGVDPHTGLIRATTADVDLGGTTIPAHSVVVACNTAANFDPAAFRDPDRFDVTREDSAAHLTFGHGMHRCVGAQLAQIELEVAFAALFPAIPGLRLAVPADEITYTQSTLIRSLRSLPVLW; from the coding sequence ATGGCTGAAAATCTGGAGACGACTTCGCCCGGACCGGCTCGGAGTGGTAATTCCGGTACCGGCGCCACCCCGGGGTACACGGTGCCGAAGCAGGTCAATGAGATGTGGCGGGAAAAGCCCGTACGCAGAATCACGATGCGGGACGGCCGCGAAGCCTGGCTGGTAACCGGAATGGCCCAGGTGCGCACCGTCCTCGCCGATCCGCGGTTCAGCCGCGTCGAGGCGCGGCGGCTCGGCGCCGTGATGAGCTCGGCCGTGATCTTCACCAAACCCGGCATCCTCGACATGGACCCGCCGGAGCACTCCCGGCTGCGCCGCCTCGTCACCGGGGAGTTCAGCGCCCGCAGGATGCGCGGTCTTCGTCCCCGCATCCAGCAGATCGCCGACGAGCTGATCGGGACGATGAAGGCGGCCGGGCCGCCCGCGGACCTGGCGGAGGGGCTCTCCTACCCCTTACCGATCGCCGTGATCTGCGAGATCCTCGGCGTCCCCTACTCGGACCGGGAACGCTTCCGCGCCTGGGCCGACCGCGTCAGCGCCCCCGGGACGCAGCCGCAGGAAGCGATGGCGGCGCTGCGCTCCCTGTTCGACTACATGGGCGGGCTGGTCGACGACAAACGCACCACCCCGGACGGCAGCCTGCTCCACGGTCTTGTCACCGCCCGCGACGAGCAGGGCCGCCTCGACAACGAGGAGCTGGTCACCCTCGGCTGCGGTCTTCTGCTGGCCGGCTACGAAACGACCGCGACCATGCTCGGCAAGGGGCTGCTGGCGCTGCTGGACAACCCGGACCAGCTGGCCGCGGTACGCCGCGACCCGCGGGCCGTGCCCGCCGCCGTCTCCGAGGTGCTGCGCCACGTCACCCCCGGCGTCGACCCGCACACCGGACTGATCCGCGCCACCACGGCCGACGTGGACCTGGGCGGCACCACCATCCCCGCCCACAGCGTGGTCGTCGCGTGCAATACGGCTGCCAACTTCGACCCGGCGGCGTTCCGGGACCCGGACCGCTTCGACGTCACCCGCGAGGACTCCGCGGCGCATCTGACGTTCGGACACGGGATGCACCGCTGCGTGGGGGCGCAGCTCGCCCAGATCGAACTGGAAGTCGCGTTCGCCGCCCTCTTCCCGGCGATCCCCGGACTGCGGCTCGCCGTTCCCGCTGACGAGATCACCTACACCCAATCCACACTCATCAGGAGTCTGCGCTCTCTTCCGGTCCTCTGGTGA
- a CDS encoding alpha/beta hydrolase translates to MLVAASMTVTGLAATSMPATAADEVSQGVSCASYSLPVRLSDPGEATETMWGELCRPADRRPSTVQLLVHGGFYNHAYWDFPVGNGYYSYVRHAVAAGYATFNVDPIGSGKSSHPESGVVTGDAGTVALHDAVTALRKGTVGGQAFTKVLWVGHALGSFYAWREIPRYGDVDGAILTSALNSYNPDHAAIVSSNSYPAVQDPKFANSGYDDGYVTTKPGTRGAMFYYPATTDPAVVAKDEETKDVQPIAVTQPVAPPYGITVPVLVVAGAKDWLECQGVTAYDCDDPSSVRAHESQYYPPEAKLEVAVVPQTGHDLALATTAPATSALMLAWAKGIAAP, encoded by the coding sequence TTGCTCGTAGCGGCGTCCATGACGGTCACCGGCCTGGCCGCCACGTCGATGCCCGCGACGGCGGCGGACGAGGTGTCGCAGGGCGTGAGTTGCGCGTCGTACTCACTACCGGTCCGTCTCTCCGATCCGGGAGAGGCGACCGAGACCATGTGGGGTGAACTGTGTCGGCCCGCCGATCGCCGCCCCAGCACCGTGCAGTTACTCGTGCACGGTGGGTTCTACAATCACGCCTACTGGGATTTCCCGGTCGGCAACGGCTATTACTCCTATGTGCGCCATGCGGTCGCGGCCGGGTACGCCACCTTCAACGTGGACCCGATCGGCTCGGGCAAGAGCTCCCACCCCGAGAGCGGCGTGGTCACCGGCGACGCCGGGACCGTCGCGCTGCACGACGCCGTCACCGCCCTGCGCAAGGGGACGGTCGGCGGGCAGGCGTTCACGAAGGTGCTCTGGGTGGGACACGCGCTCGGCTCGTTCTACGCGTGGCGCGAGATACCGCGGTACGGCGACGTGGACGGAGCAATCCTCACCAGCGCCCTGAACAGCTACAACCCCGATCATGCCGCGATCGTGAGCTCCAACTCGTATCCGGCGGTCCAGGACCCGAAATTCGCGAACAGCGGTTATGACGACGGGTACGTGACCACCAAGCCCGGCACGCGCGGCGCCATGTTCTACTACCCGGCCACGACCGACCCGGCGGTGGTGGCGAAGGACGAGGAGACCAAGGACGTCCAGCCGATCGCGGTGACCCAGCCTGTGGCTCCGCCGTACGGCATCACGGTGCCGGTGCTCGTCGTCGCGGGTGCGAAGGACTGGCTGGAGTGCCAGGGGGTGACCGCGTACGACTGCGACGACCCGAGCAGCGTGCGCGCCCACGAGTCGCAGTACTACCCACCGGAGGCGAAGCTCGAGGTGGCGGTGGTCCCACAGACGGGTCACGATCTGGCGCTGGCGACGACCGCGCCGGCCACGAGCGCCCTCATGTTGGCGTGGGCCAAGGGGATCGCGGCTCCGTAG
- a CDS encoding serine hydrolase domain-containing protein, protein MSLTPDALRAAVDRVAPPMLGITSTPGALISVGSAGETPLTMPYGLADVESGAPVTVSHTMRVGSLGKLLVATAIMRLADSGALDLDAPIDAYLPFPVVNPLGGTITLAKALSMVSGAATDGYDWVARPDPAMRYIERVVKRGVVHEYGTDAPRFTSSADASGWQSSSFMYQVAALTAEAVTGTPLGEYVKAEILDPLDMHSTAWLDSPDWDEVRSRCTTGHMVFGDRAVPLPWHECGTYHAVGAVMSCADYTRLMLALTGREGLFGGDVAKEILRPRTTARDGSRVGFGVHLSGDPEAADHCVRSVGHYAFGWWSVSLAYPNAAQPFCVTVSTNLADQRDVFNPPDQYFFGILAQEIARWMLDGETDTRSLPSHAEWNAYTMGLVAADRFAGLLGAELDKEQISRMAKGSRGVGASSAAAFDEARFVEGYLDMQAAVREQRIDAYLDTDCPVGGLFRKLARRQWGSKGFEEPSPVRFWSDRRA, encoded by the coding sequence ATGAGCCTGACGCCGGATGCGCTGCGAGCGGCCGTCGACCGGGTCGCTCCCCCCATGCTCGGGATCACCAGCACCCCCGGCGCCCTCATCAGCGTCGGTTCCGCGGGTGAGACCCCGCTGACCATGCCGTACGGCCTCGCCGACGTGGAGAGCGGCGCCCCGGTGACCGTGTCGCACACCATGCGCGTGGGCAGCCTCGGCAAACTCCTGGTGGCCACCGCGATCATGCGCCTGGCCGACTCCGGCGCGCTCGACCTGGATGCGCCCATCGACGCGTATCTGCCTTTCCCCGTGGTCAATCCGCTCGGGGGCACGATCACGTTGGCGAAGGCGCTGTCCATGGTGAGCGGCGCCGCCACGGACGGATACGACTGGGTCGCTCGGCCCGACCCGGCGATGCGTTACATCGAGCGCGTGGTCAAGCGCGGTGTCGTCCACGAGTACGGCACGGACGCGCCCCGCTTCACGAGTTCGGCGGACGCGAGCGGCTGGCAGTCGTCCTCGTTCATGTACCAGGTGGCCGCGTTGACGGCCGAGGCGGTGACGGGGACACCGTTGGGCGAGTACGTGAAGGCCGAGATCCTCGACCCGCTCGACATGCACTCCACCGCCTGGCTCGACAGCCCTGACTGGGACGAGGTACGGAGCCGCTGCACGACGGGGCACATGGTGTTCGGCGACCGCGCCGTCCCGCTGCCGTGGCACGAGTGCGGTACCTACCACGCGGTCGGAGCGGTCATGTCCTGCGCCGACTACACACGGCTGATGCTGGCGCTGACCGGCCGCGAGGGCCTGTTCGGCGGCGATGTCGCGAAGGAGATCCTGCGGCCGCGCACGACGGCGCGGGACGGGAGCCGGGTGGGTTTCGGTGTCCATCTCTCCGGAGATCCGGAGGCGGCCGACCACTGCGTCCGCTCGGTGGGCCACTACGCGTTCGGATGGTGGTCCGTCTCGCTCGCCTACCCGAACGCGGCACAACCGTTCTGCGTCACCGTGAGCACCAACCTCGCGGACCAGCGTGACGTCTTCAACCCGCCCGACCAGTACTTCTTCGGCATCCTCGCGCAGGAGATCGCACGCTGGATGCTCGACGGTGAGACCGACACGCGCAGCCTGCCCAGCCACGCCGAGTGGAACGCGTACACGATGGGGCTCGTGGCCGCCGACAGGTTCGCCGGGCTGCTGGGGGCGGAACTCGACAAGGAGCAGATCTCCCGGATGGCCAAGGGGTCGCGGGGGGTCGGAGCATCCTCCGCCGCGGCGTTCGACGAGGCGCGCTTCGTCGAGGGCTACCTGGACATGCAGGCCGCGGTGCGCGAGCAGCGCATCGACGCGTACCTGGACACGGACTGCCCGGTCGGTGGCCTGTTCCGCAAGCTCGCGCGCAGGCAGTGGGGAAGCAAGGGGTTCGAGGAGCCGTCGCCGGTGCGCTTCTGGTCCGACAGGCGGGCGTGA
- a CDS encoding cytochrome P450 — MTGYQEIKQLLADPRLGRSHHDPENASRSGASELLDGPRGDYDTEQSWIATMRSRLQPFFSAGHVKAMRPRVEALTGELLDRLEKQGPPADLAEALALLLPREVIGELLGVPVEERELLDEWTTAVSDARDRERSAAGLAALHRYGHELAARKRAHPTQDVVSWLCEDGTLSDDQVAQLAMGVLFAGYETTATALCVGTALLLDSPEQWRALRENPALAPTAAEESVRVVSRLLPPVIRYTREDLEIAGAEVRRGELVMLDIYAATHDEDVFPDPDRFDITREDNPHLCFGFGLRYCIGAPLARLELQSALRQLTARFPRMRLTVPVEDLTVRPGSFAAIPTSIPVTW; from the coding sequence GTGACCGGATATCAGGAGATCAAGCAGCTGCTCGCCGATCCGCGTCTCGGTCGCAGCCATCACGATCCCGAGAACGCATCGCGCAGTGGCGCGTCGGAGCTGCTCGACGGTCCGCGCGGCGACTACGACACCGAGCAGAGCTGGATCGCGACGATGCGCTCGCGGCTCCAGCCGTTCTTCTCGGCGGGGCATGTGAAGGCGATGCGCCCCCGGGTCGAGGCGCTGACCGGCGAACTCCTGGACCGTCTGGAGAAGCAGGGCCCGCCTGCGGATCTGGCCGAGGCCCTCGCGCTGCTCCTGCCACGGGAGGTGATAGGCGAACTCCTGGGCGTCCCGGTGGAGGAGAGAGAGCTCCTGGACGAGTGGACGACAGCGGTGAGCGACGCCCGCGACCGGGAGCGCTCAGCGGCCGGTCTTGCCGCCCTGCACCGCTACGGCCACGAACTGGCCGCCCGTAAGCGCGCGCACCCGACGCAGGACGTCGTCTCCTGGCTGTGCGAGGACGGCACCCTCTCCGACGACCAGGTCGCGCAGCTCGCGATGGGTGTGCTGTTCGCCGGCTACGAGACCACCGCGACGGCGCTGTGCGTCGGCACGGCGCTCCTGCTGGACTCTCCGGAGCAGTGGCGGGCACTGCGCGAGAACCCCGCACTCGCGCCCACCGCGGCGGAGGAGAGCGTGCGGGTCGTCAGCCGGCTGCTGCCCCCGGTCATCCGGTACACGCGTGAGGACCTGGAGATCGCCGGGGCCGAGGTGCGGCGCGGCGAGCTGGTGATGCTCGACATCTACGCCGCGACCCATGACGAGGACGTCTTCCCCGACCCCGACCGGTTCGACATCACCCGCGAGGACAACCCGCACCTCTGCTTCGGCTTCGGACTGCGGTACTGCATCGGGGCTCCCCTCGCCCGGCTCGAACTGCAGTCCGCCCTGCGCCAGTTGACCGCGCGTTTTCCGCGGATGCGGCTGACGGTCCCGGTCGAGGACCTGACGGTCCGCCCGGGTTCGTTCGCCGCCATTCCCACGTCCATCCCTGTCACCTGGTAG